The sequence ATGGGATGCAGATTGGTCTTAAGTCTGAATTAAGTCTGATCTGAATTAATCCTTCTCTGTGTCATATCTGTAAGAGGCTGTTAAACTGACTCATATTGTATTCAACTAATGAATCATTGTCTTAATAGTCTGAAgcaggttgttgttgttgttgtgaacaCTCATTTTGTTTCAGTTCACACTTGGCATCACTGAGGAGCAACAGGACATGATTCCACAAAGCAAACCATTCCGTCAGCGTCGCTGTGGTCATTGcctgttacaggtgtgtgtgtgagtgtgtcactTTTCTTTCTAACCAACGAAGTTCGTTCTTGCAATAACGTGATTAATCATGATGTATTCTTACTGTCCGTGTTCCTCTCACAGCAACCAATGAGATCCAAACACTGCCAGACATGTCAGCACTGCGTGCGCCGCTACGATCATCACTGCCCGTGGATCGAAAACTGTGTAGGGGAGAGGAACCATCGCTGGTTTGTGCTTTACTTGGCTGTGCAGTTTGTCGTGCTGCTCTGGGGGCTACATGTGgcctggtgagtgtgtgtgtgtatgaacatgacacagcatgacacaggaaaaaaacacaataaagcaTGTTGTTATGGTACGTTAATCTCACACgtacacatttatattatagatGTAAGAACATTCGATCTTTGAAATGTATTAATGAACACATGGTACTTTTTGTCTTTGCTGTTGAACACCTCCATCCTCTCCATCTCCCATCACCATCCGCTCCATGTCCCTCTCCCATGTCCCTCTCCCAATTCCatcctctccatctccctctcccctGCTTATATTTAATACGACAAAAcgcacagcttgtcatgtttgtCATCACTCGTCAGCGTCTGAAAAACCTAAAATCTTTACTCTGACTGGTACAAAGAGCTGAAACTGGATACTCATTCCAAAAGTGTTAATAAACCTCTCCTCTGTCAGAGAACATCTTGGTGActctaaaaacacacagacactgaagactcctgccataaaatgttaaatgaattcaccttattttttccccactataacccagtgttttattcttcagaCCACAGCAATTATTCTTAATTGTATatgcattaaaaacacaatgttttttttattttatttaatcgaACATCAtgaagcttgtcatgttacagagaaaccagaatGACCTGCTGCTCTGTATTTAGGTCAGGCTTCAGCGATGCGGCGACGTGGTCGGTGTGGCTGAAATCGAACAGTGTGCTGCTGGTGACGTGCGCCGTGGTGGCGCTGATGGCGTTGACCGTGCTGCTGCTCCTGGGCTCCCACCTTTACCTGGTGTCTTTGAACACCACCACTTGGGAGTTCATGTCACGCCACCGCATCTCCTACCTCAAACACTGCGGCGTCGACGAGAATCCCTTCGACCGCGGGACCTTACGCAACCTGTGGAGTTTCTTCTGCATGTGGAGCACAGTGGTGTGGGAGCAGATGTACTTCAGGCAAGACTGCGATCCTGCTTAAAGCAGCACATCGTGTGATCGGAACATTTTCTGGTAACATAgccaagtaaataaaaatattacatcttGGTTAGAAATCCAATCCCAATAAATACATTCCTATTATTGCTCCGGTTCTTTAGAGATTCTCAAGTGCATGGACATAGCTGTAGTTAGAACCATGTAGAGCCTCATTTATAGCAAGTCTAAATTGACCCAAAGGTTTGGGTTTCTGTTTTTCCTGTGAATAGATCTGTAGGAAATTTTCTAATCAAAGTTGCAGCTGCACTTTTAAAACGTAATCTTTAAAGTCAATGTTTCAGCCATGTCagaaagaaacatttatttttttggcatcagacaaacacaaaattaaaaGCTTACCTCATGTCAACTTTTACTAAAGGAACATCTGCATAAATGCACAATATAACAATGTGAAGATTAAAATACAGGGTAAATGACTTGACATTTTACAGCATCACTTCCCTCTGGGGTTTTTAGACAATTAAGCAAACTGTGTAAATAACAAatccttttaattttattaaatcaaaCTTGTATGTAGTAGAAAAAGCATCACATAAAGCACTTACGCCAACATGAACAAAGTGGCGGACGCAGACTGCAGTCATTATATCGGGTTAATTGGCACCGTTTTGTAGCTGAACAGTAGATGTGAAGCAGGTATATTAGTTCAGTTCACATTCATTATAGCTACATTAAACTAGCTGATGCGATAACACGCACAAATCTGTGATCCGCCATCATGACTGCGGTTTTCTTCTAAGGCTGCTAttgaattctcgattctgattggtcagaaggcgtggcctattttTCTATTAGCATGGCTCTGACAGTAGTTAATGCGCTTGTTCTGACCTTATCGTTTTTATAGTAATAACTTACACAGGTAAATTTGTCGATACGATCTGTGTCAAGTTACAAGCTGCAATTTTTGTCTGATTAATTTGACAATTAAAAAAGAGAACAGTAAAGATAGGATGGTGACGGTACAGTTGGGATCTTTTTTCCAGTTACTTTGACGTGTCATTTAATCACAACCTTATCGGGGTCAAACATACAGAGTAGGTGGTTGTTAATGACCTGGTGTTGAGTCATTGAACTTCTAGGCTTCAGATGAAAAATACTGTAACTCATCTGGTCGTGATAcggtttatttaaaatgtacttaAGCTCTTATGGACTCAATATGAACAGCTGTGAAAGATTCGTCCCTGCAATCTTCTGAATATCGGGTGAAATTGTTGCCTGTTTTAAGACAATTTACTTTACGTTCCATGTATTTGGCCGTTTGGGTCGCTGGCTtgtttttatacacatttctgTTTGAGTTTCAGAAATTGACAATCAGATCAGTAACCTGTACCTTCTTAAATTAGAGCCTTTGAAAATGGTAAAGTAATTAAATGATGCCACAAAACAGCtttctgaaaaggaaaaaaaaataataattgtcttACAAGTTATACAGGGTTTgtatattaaaaacagaaaaaagaaaactccaagccttccttttatttttgtataattataGCCGGTTCTTTTCATACCATCTCTTGGTAAGCAATTTAAAAAGAGAATGCGCATGCAGAGGTTTTTAGCTTTGACCCTATTTTGTACTGATGTTCGGTTGCGGTCCGTTCTGTTCCGTCTCTCCTTTATAGATCAAACCATTAGAATGTCTTCTGTGCAATAGAAAGATATTTTAAAACCTTAAAAGGCAAAAGCAATAACGATTTCTCCTTTTAAAGTTACTTCCAATAAATTTGCACTTGACTGTTTCGGTATTTGTGCTGAATTCCGACACACTTTAACTCGGCGTTCGTTCAAGTTGCTTATGCAAAGTTTTTGTGACATGTAATGATGTACAGAGTCACAGTGGCAGTATTCAATAAACTGAACAAATGTAGACacgtttgtattttatttgtgaaaATACATTCATCCCCTTCcattatgtttgtattttttttccttcatttggCATGTATAAAGGGAAAGTCCCATTTAAATACTTTAGTGTTTCTGCTCACAGTAATCACTGTTCAGTAGTAAACCGTTACTTCAGAATTCAGCAACACGGCATCTAAAACACAAGTAACGCAAATAGACAAATACATTACAGGATGTTTACAGTTTGAGTACAACATGATACGAGGCTTGTTTCAGAGCCGAGAGGCTGCAAACACGTTAGATGCTTAAAACAAATGTAGCTAGATTGTAaatgtcccacacacacacacacacacacaccatgcggAGACAATGAACTGAACAGAAGATTCAACTGGCCAAAAGGTACAATATATAAAAGTTGCTTAATGACCTATTAAGTACTATAAATATTCTGTGTAACAAGAGTCGTGTGatcatttaaactttaaactctTTGGGTTTGAACAGTATGTAGATTACTTTAGATTCCGGAGAGCAGGTAATGCCGGTTAACCAAACAACTTATTGTACCTTTAACGTTCATCAGGATGTGCAAATACATACATTTGAATTCGATAACGTTGCCGTGCATTTCCTGGATACCTGACAGGCTTCTTCACCCACCGTCTGGATGTGTAACATTAGTATAGACAAGATTTCTGATGGTAtcctgtgctttaaaaaaaaaatccctttaatCAGAGTATCAGAGCAGTTGCTGAATCCCGTCAACATATATTTATGCAAAATATAGAACTCTTTTTCATGCGACCTTCGGCCCAGGAAATGACGTTCTAAGTCGCTTAGATTTAAATGATACAAGATTCGACAGCTGTCCTTAGACTTCCATTATCAGGTATTTTGTATTCATTATCATTAACTGCTTGATTCTGGTCAGGGCTGCTGTGGATCTGGAGCTAAGCCCAGAAACACCAAGGCGTAAGTTAGTGTCAATAGTCAATACGCCTGCATACCTCCAAAGCTACCAGCTAGGTCACTATACCAGTAATTAAATTTATGAGTATGTGTCATCTATGGGAAATCTCTCATATAGAGATGAGGTCAGACTGCATTGAAGCATTTGGTCATCGTAACCATTTACATCTGGTAGTTATACTTACAAAGCTTCATTCAGGTGGAAATCAttcgaataaaaaaaataatagatacATACAAACCTGACCAACATCTCAGTTTCTACTCGGCTTTAATGTAAGAGTACATCAAAGCTCTACAGCTCTAAGCTGGAAGACGTCTGACCTCAGAATCTATAATGAgattgaaaaaggaaaaatgtaacTAAGCATCGACGTGTCTTCGTTTGAATAAACTGCGATCATGTGTGCAGACGGTACAAGACCCCGAGCTCTAGAGATCAGGTTTTTATACCAACTAAGAATGATCCAGTAGTACTAGTTCACTCATGATCAGGATTAACTGAGGCTCCAACCTGGCTGGATAAATACCTCAGACACACCAGTGCTTTGTGGAggctgaaagtaaaaaaaaaaaacaaaaaaaaaaaaagtgaaaattccATTCAGCATGGATCTTCTACAATAATAACAggcacacaagcgcacacacacacaatgcattgCAGGACAGGAAAGCATGTAGCTCACAGTGATAGCAGGTTCTCTTTCATTTTGGTGGCAGGACAGCATTGAGTTATAGCTACACTGCAAGTGCTTCTGTCATTCATCAGTAGAAACTCAGATGTAGCTCAAGCACACGAGTGCAGCCAACAGCAGAAAAAGCACACAGACTTGTGACAGTGAATCAGCTTCACTTGGTGCAACTGCATAGGtagagaaaaagaatgaaaagaaagagcTCAGGCAGGATTAGGACAGAGCCTCGATGTGTCACGTTCCGATTGTCCATCAAGACTCAGGCAGTCAGTGAAGCGAAGAGAAGTCGAAATCTGCAAATATCTCCTGCTGCTCGGCTGTGAGGAAGAAGGGCGTGTGTGGAGGGGTAAGCACGGGCTTTAGGCGCGTGAACTCCTCGTCAAAGTTGCTCACGTCACTCGGAGCTTTGATGCTCGGCAGGAACGGAGGCTTCACTCGCTTGGTAAGTAAGGTTTCCCAGTCCACTCCCTGTGCAGTTACAAAACTCCTGAGTTTActgacatgatttattattagcCGTATTTACAAAaggtgtgtactgagtgtgcaGGAAGGTCACCTGAAAGAACCTGTGCCTTTTCACCTCGTTAGCGTCCTGCTCTCCAGCACCGAGACGTTTTTCTGGGTTTTTCTGCAGCAgctatgagaaaaaaaaaaaccattacaTTTCTGAACCCCTAGGcagtggaaaaaacaaacaactagaATAAGTCACATTATCTATTCATTGCCATCATCAGATACACTGCCATGGGCTTTACAAAtgcaataatattttaaaaggaGCATGTAAgtaaataggtgtgtgtgtgtgtgtgtgtgtgtgtgtgtgtgaaaaaataaataaacttgctGTTGTATAAATCCTGCCTGACAGTAAAATAccaaatatcattcattcattttctaccacttatccgaactacctcgggtcacggggagcctgtgcctaactcaggcgttatcgggcatcaaggcaggatacaccctggacggagtgccaacccatcgcagggcacacactctcattcactcacacaatcacacactacggacaattttccagagatgccaatcaacctaccatgcatgtctttggaccgggggaggaaaccggaatacccggaggaaacccccgaggcacggggagaacatgcaaactccacacacacaaggcggaggtgggaatagaacccccaaccctggaggtgtgaggcgaacgtgctaaccactaagccaccgtgccctagCAAATATCAGAGACACTCAATACCAGAGgaatcacacaacacactgcagttGGTCTCTACTGTCTCTGCTGCACAGATTCTTGACCTGGGCTTGGAGGATCACACACCCTGCACATTTTAGcacaagtaagtgtgtgtgtgaaaacactcaAATGTGCAAGACGGGGGTTCTGGAAACCTGTGAGCTGCTGGGATTGGTATGTGTGATAGAGTAATAATGACCTGAAAATGTAGGCTAAACAACCAAactgagagaacacacacacacacaggaaggtTGTGTGTGGAGGGGTAAGCAtgggcttcacacacacacacacacactaaacgtGTAACAAATTGTCTCCATGTTTGCAAATAGCAGAACAGGCAGAGGCAAAGAATTTAGACATGGTTGATATAAGGCAGCGCATAGTGTTGCTTCCTCTACTTATGTAATTACAAGATCTACTTTAAGTGTCCTGATAAAAAGAACATCCCCACAAACCAATCAGAAATGAACTGAGTATTTTCTTAGACATTGGTATAAAATACCATCATCTCGCTCCTTAATAACTCCAATACACCACAACCACTGTATCTGAACCTGAGATATGACTTACACAATCCTCAGTCGTTAAGCATGCTTATAGAATCCACTCACAGTTTGGTAAAATAATATAACTCCATGTTCCAAGTGAGCAGATGTCCTACAACACAGTCGTCAGTTTAGCATTGCTACAGAGAacaggagatggaggagatcCGCACTTACCTTCTGAACGATAGAGACCGACTCGGGGGAGAGAAACCTGGGGTAACGCACTTCATCATTCACTATGCTGTCAAACacttcctcctcatcatcacctGGGAAGGgagactaagagagagagagagagacaaagggatAGCTGCCATTATGAATGAATAGATCAGATAGTGATGCATTTTTGGCAGTTACTGAGTGTCTATGCATTTATTACGTTAGCTTCCCTCAAAGAGGCTATATTTTATCTAGACAAGCTGACAACATATGTGCTGTAAGAATCAATCAAAGTCACATTAAAGCTGTTCATgaacaaatacaatatatacGATTAACTGACTATTTTGTACAAATTAAACTCACATCTATCTGGAAACAAGTGTAACATTTTAATAACCGTGCTCACAggaatgataaataaatatgtgctGCATATCGACTTATTTACTCCAAACCAGCCACTCTTATTATCATAAATTCCTTTCTAGACATTGCAATTATATTTGGGGGggaataaacaaaaactaataaaaGTTGGCGAGTAAGTTCGCACTCAATAAAGAAGTCAGGGTTTTTATCCCCGAATTTTACACAAATTAGTACATTTTGAATCGATCACGTGGCCCTTTACTTTCCTAACTGCATCATTTTCTTGCAATGAATCTGATTTTCAACTACGCACTGCTCACAttacagaaaaaaggaagaggaagCTGTAAATGCCATTTTCAGCTCCATTACTAACAGAACCAAAGAACCAAGACTAAATATTCTCTAAATACTCTTCTTTCCCTTCAGGGgttgccacagcgaatcatctctctccacctatccccatcttctgcatcctcaaccaAGACTCTAAATATTCACTGTTCCTAAGGAAACATGTCCTGGGGTTGTAGGGAAGTTTTTCATCTAAAGCTACTGTTGACGTTCGATTGTACATAACTATATAGCCAGTGTTAAACTGATGATACTCATAatacttatttataaatgaaatctgtttttaaaacagATAGCTGGCCTTGAACTGACCTCTCCCACTAGCATCTCGTAGATGAGTACACCGAGACCCCACCAGTCCACAGCGCGGGTATATGTGCTGTCTGTTAAAACCTCAGGGGCCAAGAACTCTGGAGTTCCACAAAATGTGGATGTCCGGTCACCGTGTCCCATACCTGACGAGTATAAAGCATGAACCTACTCAGTCTCTAATGCCCAATTTCTCCTTAAAAACATTAGTGAATATAAATAACCAGTTTTGAAGGTTTCTCTGCTTAAATGCAACATTCAATCTGTATCAGTGTTGATGAGCTTATACTAAAGGTAT comes from Tachysurus vachellii isolate PV-2020 chromosome 26, HZAU_Pvac_v1, whole genome shotgun sequence and encodes:
- the zdhhc12b gene encoding palmitoyltransferase ZDHHC12-B, which produces MFLRNTLITGYVKCTSKYARMFKNVFGSGFLVRTAHVFLTWVITLILFLHDTDLRREEEAGRLTLPVLFVLLVLLSVLLYFAVSLMDPGFVLADDCDLQFTLGITEEQQDMIPQSKPFRQRRCGHCLLQQPMRSKHCQTCQHCVRRYDHHCPWIENCVGERNHRWFVLYLAVQFVVLLWGLHVAWSGFSDAATWSVWLKSNSVLLVTCAVVALMALTVLLLLGSHLYLVSLNTTTWEFMSRHRISYLKHCGVDENPFDRGTLRNLWSFFCMWSTVVWEQMYFRQDCDPA